The following are encoded in a window of Chryseobacterium sp. genomic DNA:
- the era gene encoding GTPase Era: MHKAGFVNIVGKPNAGKSTLLNQLMGEKLAIVTQKAQTTRHRIFGIYNEEDLQIVFSDTPGVLDPKYGLQEKMMDFVKDSLQDADVFLFIVDILDKSEPFEFLVEKLNKIPVPVLILINKIDQSNQEDLERIMEEWHERIPKAEILPISALKAFNTDVILPKLKSMLPENPPYYDKDQYTDKSERFFVNEAIREKILLNYEKEIPYSVEVVTEMFKEKEGIIFIDSIIYVERDTQKGIIIGHKGEAIKKVGTEARLDLEKFFGKKIHLNLFVKVKKDWRKNDRDLKNFGYR; the protein is encoded by the coding sequence ATGCATAAAGCAGGATTTGTAAATATTGTTGGCAAGCCTAATGCCGGAAAGTCTACGCTGCTCAATCAATTGATGGGCGAAAAGCTGGCCATTGTGACCCAGAAAGCGCAGACTACACGTCACCGGATATTTGGAATTTATAATGAAGAGGATCTTCAGATAGTATTTTCAGATACGCCCGGTGTACTGGATCCCAAATATGGTCTTCAGGAGAAGATGATGGATTTTGTGAAAGATTCCCTGCAGGATGCGGATGTTTTCCTCTTCATCGTGGATATTCTGGATAAATCGGAGCCCTTTGAATTTCTGGTAGAGAAACTCAATAAGATTCCTGTGCCGGTACTTATTCTCATCAATAAGATAGACCAGTCCAATCAGGAGGATCTGGAACGAATCATGGAGGAGTGGCATGAACGTATTCCCAAGGCGGAAATTCTGCCGATCTCCGCACTCAAGGCTTTCAACACCGATGTAATTCTGCCGAAACTTAAATCGATGCTGCCGGAAAATCCACCTTATTATGACAAGGACCAGTATACCGACAAGTCTGAACGCTTTTTCGTGAATGAAGCTATCCGCGAGAAAATCCTGCTGAACTACGAAAAGGAAATCCCATATTCGGTGGAGGTGGTTACTGAAATGTTTAAGGAGAAGGAAGGTATTATCTTCATTGATTCCATTATTTATGTGGAACGTGATACGCAGAAGGGCATCATTATCGGTCACAAAGGCGAAGCCATCAAAAAAGTGGGTACAGAGGCCAGGCTGGACCTGGAAAAGTTCTTCGGCAAGAAGATTCATCTTAATCTCTTCGTGAAAGTGAAGAAGGACTGGCGTAAGAACGACCGTGACCTGAAGAACTTTGGTTACCGCTAG